In one window of Desulfonatronum thioautotrophicum DNA:
- a CDS encoding MBOAT family O-acyltransferase has translation MVFSSHIFLFYFLPFALFAYYLLPRRGKHLGLTILSYAFYGWANPLFVLILLTSTVVDYFCGLVMAGRRPFLDPRPIQELEPNGPRTRAQKIALAVSILTNLSLLGFFKYFNFAVENYDLLLGWMGLHGLQLETALRITLPLGISFYTFQSMSYSIDIYRGQARALRNFIDFACYVSMFPQLVAGPIIRFREVADQLLHRAHTLEKFARGVAFVSLGLAKKILLANPCGKVADTIFDAAAITTVQAWYGAAAYAFQIYFDFSAYSDMAIGLGLMLGFVFPKNFDSPYLSKSITEFWRRWHISLSTWLRDYLYIPLGGNKKGPRRTAINLALVMLLGGLWHGAAWTFVIWGALHGLLLGLERIRGKASLYHRLPDAVQIAFTFVLVVITWVFFRSADLPSALTYLGTMFGLVQVGPEAIANAGLLNGLVYQPYYLGTFLLAAVVTWSCPQTWDWTRAISPAKTVIIVALLLLSVAVLATQAYNPFIYFIF, from the coding sequence ATGGTTTTCAGCTCCCACATTTTTCTTTTCTATTTCCTGCCCTTCGCCCTCTTCGCCTATTACCTTCTTCCCAGGCGGGGCAAGCACCTGGGACTGACCATCCTCAGCTATGCATTTTATGGCTGGGCCAACCCGCTTTTCGTTCTCATCCTGCTGACGTCCACGGTGGTGGATTATTTTTGCGGCCTGGTCATGGCCGGGCGGCGACCCTTTCTCGATCCACGCCCTATCCAGGAACTGGAGCCGAACGGTCCGCGCACTCGCGCCCAAAAAATCGCCCTGGCCGTGTCCATCCTGACCAACCTCTCCCTGCTGGGCTTTTTCAAGTACTTCAACTTTGCCGTGGAGAACTACGACCTGCTTCTGGGCTGGATGGGTCTGCACGGCCTGCAACTGGAAACAGCCTTGCGGATTACTCTACCACTGGGGATCAGCTTTTATACTTTCCAGTCCATGAGCTATTCCATCGACATCTATCGCGGTCAGGCCAGGGCCCTGCGCAACTTCATCGACTTCGCCTGCTACGTGTCCATGTTCCCGCAACTGGTGGCTGGGCCGATTATTCGCTTTCGGGAGGTGGCGGACCAGCTCCTGCATCGCGCCCACACCCTGGAAAAGTTCGCCCGGGGCGTGGCCTTCGTCAGTCTGGGACTGGCCAAGAAGATCCTTTTGGCCAACCCCTGCGGCAAGGTGGCGGACACCATCTTCGATGCCGCGGCCATAACCACGGTCCAGGCCTGGTACGGGGCCGCGGCCTACGCCTTCCAGATCTATTTCGACTTCAGCGCCTACTCGGACATGGCCATTGGTCTGGGCCTGATGCTGGGCTTCGTCTTTCCCAAGAACTTTGATTCGCCGTATCTCTCAAAATCCATCACCGAATTCTGGCGACGCTGGCACATCTCGCTGTCCACCTGGCTGCGGGATTACCTGTACATCCCTCTGGGCGGCAACAAAAAAGGTCCCCGACGCACGGCCATCAACCTGGCCCTGGTCATGCTTCTGGGCGGCTTGTGGCACGGCGCGGCCTGGACCTTCGTGATCTGGGGGGCGCTGCACGGTCTGCTCCTGGGCTTGGAACGGATCCGGGGCAAAGCCAGCCTATATCACCGCCTGCCCGACGCGGTACAGATCGCCTTCACCTTTGTCCTGGTGGTCATCACCTGGGTCTTCTTCCGGTCCGCTGACCTGCCCTCGGCCCTGACCTACCTGGGGACCATGTTCGGCCTGGTCCAGGTCGGGCCGGAGGCCATCGCAAACGCCGGACTACTGAATGGTCTCGTCTACCAACCCTACTACCTGGGCACGTTCCTGCTGGCCGCCGTGGTCACTTGGTCCTGTCCCCAAACCTGGGACTGGACCAGAGCCATTTCCCCGGCCAAGACGGTGATTATCGTGGCCCTGCTGTTGCTCTCCGTGGCCGTTCTGGCGACTCAGGCCTACAACCCATTCATCTACTTCATTTTCTAG
- a CDS encoding NADH:ubiquinone reductase (Na(+)-transporting) subunit F: MILSIGLAVGFLAVMTLFLALLLVFAERRILNYGSCTLDINDGKKTLVVNGGSTLLSSLANNDIFIPSACGGRGSCAYCKVQVFEGGGMIGPVEEPYLSPEDIKENVRLSCQVKVRQDIKLAIPEELFLAKRFRGKLVQKRNLTYDIVELRIALIEPESIEFVAGQYIQLESQEYAGRDAVMRAYSISSIPSDDRHVEVIIRKVPEGICTTWVFEHLKENQEVFLSGPFGEFQLTDTKAPAVFLAGGSGMAPIWSILREMRERGDNRKAFYFFSGRNQDDLFFTKELFALEKELPNFKYVPCLTREDANSNWQGERGRIPAVLPKYIPDAKPFEAYLCGSSSLIDACVDALRQHDIQEPNIYYDKFE; this comes from the coding sequence ATGATTCTCTCCATCGGTCTCGCCGTCGGCTTTCTGGCCGTCATGACCCTCTTCCTGGCCCTGTTGCTCGTTTTCGCCGAACGCCGCATCCTGAATTACGGCTCCTGCACCCTGGATATCAACGACGGCAAGAAGACGCTGGTCGTCAACGGCGGCTCCACCCTGCTTTCCAGCTTGGCGAACAACGACATCTTCATACCCTCGGCCTGCGGCGGACGGGGAAGTTGCGCCTACTGCAAGGTCCAGGTTTTTGAAGGAGGGGGGATGATCGGCCCGGTGGAGGAGCCCTACCTCTCCCCTGAAGATATCAAGGAGAACGTCCGCCTTTCCTGCCAAGTCAAGGTCCGCCAGGACATCAAACTGGCCATCCCGGAGGAGTTGTTTCTGGCAAAGCGCTTCCGAGGCAAGCTGGTGCAAAAGCGAAATCTGACCTACGACATTGTCGAGTTGCGCATCGCCTTGATCGAGCCGGAATCCATCGAATTCGTGGCCGGACAGTACATCCAGCTGGAATCCCAGGAATATGCCGGCCGGGATGCCGTTATGCGCGCCTACTCCATCTCTTCTATTCCCTCGGATGACCGGCATGTGGAAGTGATCATCCGCAAGGTTCCGGAGGGCATCTGCACCACCTGGGTCTTCGAACACCTCAAGGAAAACCAGGAAGTTTTTCTCAGCGGCCCATTTGGAGAGTTTCAATTGACCGACACCAAAGCCCCGGCGGTATTCCTGGCCGGAGGCAGCGGCATGGCCCCGATCTGGAGCATCCTGCGCGAAATGCGTGAACGCGGCGACAACCGCAAGGCGTTCTATTTTTTCAGCGGCCGCAACCAGGATGACCTGTTCTTCACCAAAGAACTCTTTGCTCTGGAAAAGGAACTGCCGAACTTCAAGTACGTTCCCTGCCTGACCAGAGAAGACGCCAACTCGAACTGGCAGGGTGAACGCGGCCGAATTCCGGCGGTTCTGCCCAAGTACATCCCGGACGCCAAACCTTTTGAAGCCTACCTCTGTGGCTCCTCCAGCCTGATCGACGCCTGTGTCGACGCCCTCAGACAGCACGACATCCAAGAGCCAAACATCTATTACGACAAGTTTGAATAG
- a CDS encoding electron transport complex protein RnfA, translating into MEDAANLTGLAPVMLIFISAAFTDNILLTRFLGMCSVLGVSKKVDTSLGLGAAVIFVTTCTSGLNYLVYRYLLVPLELEYLRLIVFIVVIAAFVQFVEMVVERISEGLYNALGIFLPLITVNCAILGVSLFMLGTPYNFLQTLAYGAGAGAGWALAIGIIGGIREKINEQALPRGLAGPGITLIVIGIMSLAFVGFSGMIRI; encoded by the coding sequence ATGGAAGACGCCGCCAACCTGACCGGCTTAGCTCCGGTCATGCTCATATTCATATCCGCGGCCTTCACGGACAATATCCTGCTGACCCGCTTTCTGGGGATGTGCTCGGTTCTGGGCGTCTCCAAGAAGGTGGACACCAGTCTTGGCCTGGGTGCCGCAGTCATTTTCGTGACCACCTGCACGTCCGGGTTGAATTACCTGGTCTACCGGTATCTGCTTGTGCCCCTGGAGCTGGAATATCTGCGGCTGATCGTCTTCATCGTGGTCATCGCCGCGTTTGTCCAATTCGTTGAAATGGTCGTGGAGCGCATCTCCGAGGGGCTGTACAATGCTCTGGGGATTTTTTTGCCGCTGATCACGGTCAATTGCGCCATCCTCGGGGTGTCCCTGTTCATGCTGGGCACCCCCTACAATTTTCTCCAGACGTTGGCCTATGGTGCTGGTGCCGGTGCCGGCTGGGCTCTGGCCATCGGGATCATCGGCGGCATCCGTGAAAAAATCAATGAGCAAGCCTTGCCGCGGGGACTTGCCGGCCCCGGAATCACCCTGATCGTCATCGGGATCATGTCCTTGGCCTTTGTCGGCTTTTCCGGGATGATTCGCATCTGA
- a CDS encoding phenylacetate--CoA ligase family protein, whose amino-acid sequence MDDVRRRSGIYHDLEQEPEEKRRERKWRVAVKLAHEAWDAAPALKVRMEGAGLKPDDLRSPEDWPRIPVLRKKQLIDLQRSGPRLGGLLTMELGDLQRLYFSPGPIADPEGRGKDFWGWTEAFYAAGFRQSDLVQMTFGYHLTPAGLMLEEPLRELGCAVIPAGPGNTMQQIEIMTCWPVTGFVGMASFLKIIRDKAEAQSMNPKTDFQLRTAFVAAERLTETVRQDLESSFDMLVRQGYGTADLGCIAYECPALGGMHLSSRCLVEICDPKTGEPLPAGDIGEVVVTPFNPVYPLVRFATGDLSRLVTEPCACGRTAPKLAGILGRADDTAKVKGQFIYPHQVSQVLCRFPQVARWQVVVSNPKGKDRLELHLELCEKAGLNAETSLDPSRLQIVFQENLKLRPEVTILAQNQGLPEGAPALVDQRTYKDGK is encoded by the coding sequence ATGGACGACGTGCGACGACGAAGCGGCATATATCATGATCTGGAACAGGAACCCGAGGAAAAACGCCGTGAGCGCAAGTGGCGGGTTGCGGTGAAGCTGGCCCACGAGGCTTGGGATGCAGCCCCGGCCCTCAAGGTCAGGATGGAAGGCGCCGGATTGAAGCCTGATGATTTGCGTTCCCCGGAAGACTGGCCGCGGATTCCAGTGCTGCGCAAGAAACAGTTGATTGACCTGCAACGTTCCGGTCCACGTTTGGGCGGCCTGCTGACCATGGAGCTGGGCGATCTGCAGCGTCTCTATTTTTCCCCCGGGCCCATCGCCGACCCTGAAGGCCGCGGAAAAGATTTCTGGGGCTGGACCGAAGCTTTTTATGCCGCGGGCTTTCGGCAATCCGACCTGGTCCAGATGACGTTCGGATACCACCTGACACCGGCCGGGCTGATGCTGGAGGAGCCTCTGCGCGAACTGGGCTGCGCGGTCATTCCCGCCGGCCCGGGCAACACCATGCAGCAGATTGAGATCATGACCTGTTGGCCTGTGACGGGTTTTGTGGGTATGGCCAGCTTTCTGAAGATCATTCGGGACAAGGCCGAGGCCCAAAGCATGAATCCGAAAACGGATTTCCAGTTGCGCACCGCATTTGTCGCGGCGGAACGATTGACCGAGACCGTTCGACAGGATCTGGAATCCAGCTTCGACATGCTGGTCCGCCAGGGCTATGGAACCGCCGACCTGGGCTGCATTGCCTACGAATGTCCTGCTCTGGGTGGAATGCACCTCTCATCCCGGTGCCTTGTGGAAATCTGCGACCCCAAAACCGGGGAGCCCCTGCCGGCCGGAGACATCGGCGAGGTGGTGGTCACCCCGTTCAATCCTGTGTATCCGCTCGTCCGCTTCGCCACCGGCGACCTGTCCCGCCTGGTCACGGAGCCCTGCGCATGTGGACGCACCGCACCCAAGCTCGCCGGTATCCTGGGCCGGGCCGACGATACGGCCAAGGTCAAGGGGCAGTTCATCTACCCGCACCAGGTGAGCCAGGTCCTCTGTCGCTTTCCCCAGGTCGCCCGTTGGCAGGTGGTGGTTTCCAACCCCAAGGGCAAGGATCGCCTGGAACTGCATCTCGAACTGTGCGAAAAAGCCGGCCTCAACGCGGAGACATCTCTGGATCCCTCCAGGCTTCAGATTGTCTTCCAGGAAAACTTGAAGCTGCGCCCCGAGGTGACGATTCTTGCCCAGAATCAGGGACTGCCCGAGGGTGCCCCGGCGCTGGTGGATCAACGAACCTACAAAGACGGGAAATAG
- a CDS encoding TRAP transporter small permease, giving the protein MFHQTAVVIDRFGAVLNWITERVCALLVAAMVGIIWWGVITRYFIGSGGIWTEELSRYVMIWAALLAVPVGAYRREHIGLDILFRFFPKKMQKPFRALLDLVGFAFFLFLTVYGIGMTQTGASQFATIFGMTMLVPFASVPVSAGLTCVQILVAMIRDLADLPPPLFSMSAPNMAAEEKP; this is encoded by the coding sequence ATGTTTCACCAAACAGCCGTTGTCATCGACCGCTTCGGAGCCGTGTTGAACTGGATCACGGAACGGGTCTGTGCATTGCTGGTGGCGGCGATGGTGGGGATCATCTGGTGGGGGGTGATCACGCGTTATTTTATCGGATCTGGGGGCATCTGGACCGAGGAACTGTCCCGCTACGTGATGATCTGGGCCGCGTTGTTGGCCGTGCCCGTGGGGGCTTACCGCCGGGAGCATATTGGACTGGATATCCTGTTCCGCTTTTTTCCCAAAAAAATGCAAAAGCCCTTCCGGGCTCTGCTGGATCTGGTGGGCTTCGCCTTCTTCCTGTTCCTGACCGTCTACGGCATCGGCATGACCCAGACCGGAGCCTCCCAGTTTGCCACGATTTTCGGGATGACCATGCTTGTGCCTTTTGCCTCGGTTCCGGTCAGCGCGGGTTTGACCTGCGTTCAGATCCTGGTGGCCATGATCCGGGATCTGGCTGATCTGCCGCCCCCCCTGTTTTCCATGTCCGCCCCGAACATGGCCGCGGAGGAAAAACCATGA
- a CDS encoding TRAP transporter large permease: MILVATVFFGLLLLGLPIGFTLGIAGVVGLLQIGGEAFLTMAPKRFFEGLDLFTFMAMPFFILAGEIMNRSGITERLAHFADALVGYLRGGLAHSNMVASVLFAGMTGAAVSDTAAFGNTLVPAMVKKGYPRPFACAVTVAGSIIGPTIPPSNLMVIYGSLMGVSIAGLFAAGILPGLLICLLCMALIAAMGKRWNLPKGEGGPSLWNILRAFKDSILALLMPAIILGGILGGIVTPTEAAAIAVFYALFIAIVIYRTLSIQDILEMLIRTARITGVVFLIIASASILSWWMTFMQIPQAIAAFFLTVSSEPHVIIAMILGLLLIIGMFMDINAALIILAPVLVPLTQAIGMHPVHAGVMIVLALNISLMTPPVGACLFVLSSVTGEKIERITMSLWPFLLLQVAILFCIAYFESLTMFIPRLLLGM; encoded by the coding sequence ATGATTCTCGTGGCCACGGTGTTTTTCGGACTGCTCCTGCTGGGCCTGCCCATCGGCTTCACCCTGGGCATCGCCGGGGTGGTCGGGCTGTTGCAAATTGGTGGAGAGGCCTTTCTGACCATGGCACCCAAGCGCTTCTTTGAAGGCCTGGACCTGTTCACCTTCATGGCCATGCCCTTTTTCATCCTGGCCGGGGAGATCATGAACCGTTCCGGGATCACGGAGCGGCTGGCCCATTTTGCCGATGCTCTGGTGGGCTATTTGCGCGGCGGGTTGGCCCATTCCAACATGGTCGCCTCGGTACTCTTCGCCGGAATGACCGGGGCCGCGGTGTCCGATACCGCCGCTTTTGGCAACACGCTGGTCCCGGCCATGGTCAAGAAAGGCTACCCTCGACCCTTTGCCTGCGCCGTAACCGTGGCCGGATCAATCATCGGGCCGACCATTCCGCCGTCCAATCTGATGGTGATTTACGGCTCGCTGATGGGTGTATCCATCGCCGGGTTGTTTGCCGCCGGAATCCTGCCGGGCCTGTTGATCTGTCTGCTGTGCATGGCCCTGATTGCGGCCATGGGCAAGCGCTGGAATCTGCCCAAGGGCGAGGGCGGCCCAAGCTTGTGGAACATCCTGAGGGCCTTCAAGGACAGCATTCTGGCCTTGCTTATGCCGGCCATCATTCTGGGCGGCATTCTGGGCGGCATCGTCACGCCCACCGAGGCCGCGGCCATCGCCGTCTTCTATGCCCTGTTCATCGCCATCGTCATCTATCGTACCCTGTCCATTCAGGATATCCTGGAAATGCTCATCCGTACGGCCCGGATCACCGGAGTGGTCTTCCTGATCATTGCCTCGGCTTCGATTCTGAGCTGGTGGATGACCTTCATGCAGATCCCCCAGGCCATCGCCGCCTTCTTCCTGACCGTATCCTCGGAACCGCACGTGATCATCGCCATGATCCTGGGCCTGCTCCTGATCATTGGGATGTTCATGGACATCAACGCGGCCTTGATCATCCTGGCTCCGGTCCTTGTCCCGTTGACCCAGGCCATCGGCATGCACCCGGTCCACGCCGGGGTGATGATCGTCCTGGCCTTGAATATTTCCCTGATGACCCCACCCGTGGGGGCGTGTCTGTTCGTGCTGTCTTCGGTTACCGGGGAGAAAATCGAACGGATCACCATGTCCCTGTGGCCCTTCCTGCTCTTGCAGGTAGCGATTTTGTTCTGCATCGCCTATTTTGAAAGTTTGACCATGTTCATTCCCCGACTGCTTTTAGGTATGTAG
- a CDS encoding TRAP transporter substrate-binding protein, which yields MKTRTSLFVAILAPLLALVLTLGVVPQAEAQKTIRLHHLNNDDPLDNATGAMATVFKSLVEAGTNGEIRVQTFPNGQLGKDNEVLQQVRAGVIEMGIHTVGGFATIYPMMGIIDVPFAFPDIAATYEVFDGPFGQKFAADMEAKTGLKILGFGDSGGFFHFSNSRRPITTPADMQGLKIRTMTLDTHQALINSLGGQPAPIAWAELYTALQTGVADGQMNPIPIIAFAKFEEVQKYLSLTGHLFAPYVWAVNMNFWNSLSEQEQTIIQNAATSAIVAGRGISRIIEASERGLPALSKRMEVNALTPEQKAEFQAQAMPAVKQIIADKHGEEGVAMMNAFLEAIEQVGR from the coding sequence ATGAAAACGAGGACAAGCTTGTTCGTGGCGATCTTGGCACCCTTGCTGGCCCTGGTGTTGACCCTGGGTGTCGTGCCTCAGGCCGAGGCCCAGAAAACCATCAGGTTGCACCATTTGAACAACGACGACCCCTTGGACAATGCCACCGGAGCCATGGCCACGGTGTTCAAAAGCCTGGTGGAAGCCGGGACCAATGGTGAAATCCGGGTCCAGACCTTTCCCAACGGTCAGCTGGGCAAGGACAATGAGGTTCTGCAGCAGGTCCGGGCCGGAGTGATCGAGATGGGCATCCACACCGTGGGCGGTTTTGCCACGATTTATCCGATGATGGGCATCATCGACGTGCCCTTCGCTTTTCCGGACATCGCCGCCACTTATGAAGTGTTCGACGGCCCCTTTGGCCAGAAGTTCGCTGCGGACATGGAAGCCAAGACCGGATTGAAAATCCTGGGCTTCGGGGATTCCGGCGGCTTTTTTCACTTTTCCAACTCCCGCCGGCCCATCACCACCCCGGCGGACATGCAGGGCCTGAAGATCCGGACCATGACCCTGGACACCCACCAGGCACTGATCAACTCCCTGGGCGGCCAGCCCGCGCCCATCGCCTGGGCCGAACTTTACACCGCCCTGCAAACCGGTGTCGCCGACGGCCAGATGAACCCCATCCCGATCATCGCCTTTGCCAAGTTCGAGGAAGTGCAGAAATATCTCAGCCTGACCGGACACCTTTTCGCCCCCTATGTCTGGGCCGTGAACATGAACTTCTGGAACTCCCTCTCCGAGCAGGAGCAGACCATCATCCAGAACGCCGCCACCTCCGCCATCGTGGCCGGCCGCGGCATCTCCCGGATCATCGAAGCATCGGAACGCGGCCTGCCCGCCCTGTCCAAAAGGATGGAAGTCAACGCCCTGACCCCCGAACAAAAAGCCGAATTCCAGGCCCAGGCCATGCCCGCCGTGAAGCAAATCATCGCCGACAAGCACGGCGAGGAAGGCGTGGCCATGATGAATGCTTTTTTGGAGGCTATCGAGCAGGTTGGCAGGTAG
- a CDS encoding toxin-antitoxin system TumE family protein, which yields MRAIQIFRRRVVLAVDAFIDVVAWKVPEPVPPSTHRFKYRLAYVVTGACVVRFDNERGKGDHCHIDGLELPYTFINSDQLMADFQAAVARWNHEHSRS from the coding sequence ATGCGGGCCATTCAAATATTTCGCCGTCGAGTTGTCCTTGCAGTTGACGCTTTTATTGATGTGGTCGCCTGGAAGGTTCCCGAGCCCGTCCCGCCTTCGACGCATCGGTTTAAATATCGGTTGGCCTATGTTGTGACCGGAGCATGCGTTGTGAGGTTCGACAATGAGCGAGGAAAGGGAGACCATTGCCATATTGATGGACTGGAACTGCCGTACACATTTATAAATTCCGACCAACTTATGGCGGATTTTCAAGCCGCCGTTGCGAGGTGGAATCATGAACACAGTCGTTCTTGA
- a CDS encoding winged helix-turn-helix transcriptional regulator: protein MNTVVLEVGTLEDTLAEASLAMKTGGASPTSGEPRIVFAAPELLWQVLTAKRWEILKALCGAGPVSIRETARRVGRDVKAVHRDVTALIQAGLLDRSDSGGVEFPYDAVKVDFLLKAA from the coding sequence ATGAACACAGTCGTTCTTGAAGTCGGCACCCTAGAGGACACCCTGGCCGAGGCGTCCTTGGCCATGAAAACGGGGGGCGCGTCGCCGACATCCGGTGAGCCGCGGATCGTCTTTGCCGCACCGGAGTTGTTGTGGCAGGTGCTTACGGCGAAGCGGTGGGAAATACTCAAAGCGTTGTGTGGAGCGGGCCCGGTTTCCATCCGGGAAACCGCGCGACGTGTCGGGCGCGACGTCAAGGCAGTGCATCGCGATGTCACGGCATTGATCCAAGCCGGCCTGCTTGATCGATCCGACTCCGGAGGCGTTGAGTTTCCCTATGACGCCGTCAAGGTGGATTTTTTATTGAAAGCCGCATGA
- a CDS encoding YgeY family selenium metabolism-linked hydrolase, which produces MSVDPKKIVERAEYYKPEISRFLREMIAIPSESGQEEAVCALIKKEMEKVGFDRVEIDPMGNVLGFIGNGPRLIALDAHVDTVGVGDRSQWSYDPFLGHEDEETIIGRGASDQEGGMASMVYAGKIIKDLGLLPEEVTLMMAGTVQEEDCDGLCWLYIVNEGKLRPEFVVSTEPTSCSVARGQRGRMEIQVGTKGVSCHGSAPERGDNAIFKMGPILGELQELHANLRTDPFLGKGSLTVSEIGHCSPSRCAVADGCWISVDRRLTWGETWEGALQQIRDLPAVRAAGAEVTMYNYDKPSYTGLVYPTEAYFPAWVLEENHPVCATLVDTYSRLFGEKPLVDKWTFSTNGVSIMGRLGIPCIGFGPGHEDQAHAPNERTWKSELVQAAAMYALIPAVYVERTKSEG; this is translated from the coding sequence ATGTCAGTTGATCCGAAAAAAATCGTGGAGCGGGCGGAATACTACAAGCCGGAGATCAGCCGCTTCTTGCGGGAGATGATCGCCATTCCCAGTGAATCCGGCCAGGAAGAAGCTGTCTGCGCATTGATCAAGAAGGAGATGGAAAAGGTCGGGTTCGACCGGGTGGAGATTGACCCCATGGGCAATGTCCTGGGATTCATCGGTAACGGTCCCCGATTGATCGCTCTGGACGCCCACGTGGACACCGTGGGTGTAGGGGATCGGTCGCAATGGAGTTATGATCCCTTTCTCGGCCATGAGGACGAAGAAACCATTATTGGCCGGGGCGCCAGCGACCAGGAAGGCGGCATGGCCTCCATGGTTTATGCCGGAAAGATCATCAAGGACCTTGGTTTGTTGCCCGAGGAGGTCACCCTGATGATGGCCGGAACGGTCCAGGAAGAGGATTGTGATGGACTCTGCTGGCTGTACATCGTCAACGAAGGCAAGCTGCGTCCGGAATTCGTGGTCTCCACCGAGCCCACGTCCTGCAGCGTGGCGCGTGGCCAGCGGGGCCGAATGGAGATCCAGGTGGGAACGAAAGGCGTCAGCTGCCACGGATCAGCCCCGGAACGGGGCGACAATGCCATTTTCAAGATGGGGCCGATCCTGGGCGAACTCCAGGAACTGCACGCAAACCTGCGAACAGATCCTTTTCTGGGCAAGGGCAGCCTGACGGTTTCCGAAATCGGTCACTGCTCACCCTCCCGCTGCGCCGTGGCCGATGGTTGCTGGATTTCCGTGGACCGTCGTCTGACCTGGGGCGAGACCTGGGAAGGGGCCTTGCAGCAGATTCGGGATCTTCCGGCCGTGCGCGCGGCTGGTGCGGAAGTGACCATGTACAATTACGACAAGCCGTCCTACACCGGCTTGGTCTACCCCACGGAAGCCTATTTCCCGGCCTGGGTGTTGGAAGAAAATCATCCGGTCTGCGCTACCCTGGTGGACACCTATTCGCGGTTGTTCGGGGAAAAACCGCTGGTGGACAAGTGGACCTTTTCCACCAATGGCGTGTCGATCATGGGCAGGCTGGGTATCCCGTGCATCGGCTTCGGCCCGGGGCACGAGGACCAGGCTCACGCACCCAACGAGAGAACCTGGAAATCCGAACTGGTCCAGGCCGCGGCCATGTACGCCCTGATTCCGGCAGTGTACGTGGAGCGGACGAAAAGCGAGGGGTGA
- the ygeW gene encoding knotted carbamoyltransferase YgeW, translating to MDKTGIREAIRRLAGRRIEGMHHSDFLLTWEKTADELAAVFDVAEILRAMRALDVSPRLYDSGLAISIFRDNSTRTRFSFAAAANLLGLAVQDMDEEKSQIAHGETVRETANMVSFMAEVIGIRDDIFLGQGNAYMREVAASLDDGHKHGVLPTRPSVVNLQCDLDHPTQTMADALHLINHFGGLDKLRGKKIAMTWAYSPSYGKPLSVAQGVVGLMSRLGMDVVLGYPEGYTVLPEVEELARKQAAASGGSFQVVNSMAEAFTDADIVYPKSWAPFAVMEERTRLLSQRDAEGLKELERRCLETNKRFVDWECTEEMMKLTRDAGALYMHCLPADISGVSCAQGEVAASVFERYRIDTYKEAGYKPYVVAAMILLSRLRHPADALLGILERERRRCVR from the coding sequence ATGGACAAAACGGGTATTCGCGAAGCGATTCGGCGGCTGGCCGGCCGCCGAATCGAGGGCATGCATCACAGCGACTTCCTGCTGACCTGGGAAAAGACCGCTGATGAATTGGCCGCGGTGTTTGACGTTGCCGAGATTTTACGGGCCATGCGGGCTTTGGACGTCTCCCCACGGCTGTATGACTCCGGACTGGCCATCTCCATCTTTCGGGACAATTCCACCCGGACCCGCTTCAGCTTCGCCGCCGCAGCCAACCTCTTGGGTCTGGCCGTGCAGGACATGGACGAGGAAAAATCCCAGATCGCCCACGGCGAGACGGTACGGGAGACCGCGAACATGGTTTCCTTTATGGCCGAGGTCATCGGCATCCGGGACGACATTTTCCTGGGTCAGGGCAACGCCTACATGCGGGAGGTGGCTGCGTCCCTCGATGATGGCCATAAACACGGCGTATTGCCCACCCGGCCCAGCGTGGTCAACCTGCAGTGCGACCTGGACCACCCTACCCAGACCATGGCCGACGCTCTGCATCTGATCAACCATTTCGGAGGATTGGACAAGCTCAGAGGCAAGAAGATTGCAATGACCTGGGCCTACTCGCCCTCCTACGGCAAGCCGCTGTCCGTGGCCCAGGGCGTCGTCGGCCTGATGTCTCGGCTGGGCATGGACGTGGTCCTGGGGTATCCGGAAGGCTACACCGTCCTGCCCGAGGTAGAAGAATTGGCTCGGAAACAGGCTGCCGCATCCGGGGGGTCCTTCCAGGTGGTCAACTCCATGGCCGAGGCCTTCACGGACGCGGATATCGTTTACCCCAAGAGCTGGGCCCCCTTTGCCGTGATGGAGGAGCGCACCAGGCTGCTCAGCCAACGTGACGCCGAGGGGCTGAAAGAGTTGGAGCGGCGTTGCCTGGAAACCAACAAGCGCTTCGTGGACTGGGAGTGCACCGAAGAAATGATGAAGCTGACCAGGGACGCCGGCGCGCTGTACATGCACTGCCTGCCGGCGGATATTTCCGGGGTCAGTTGCGCCCAGGGCGAGGTGGCGGCGTCAGTCTTCGAACGCTATCGCATCGACACGTATAAGGAGGCTGGATACAAGCCCTACGTCGTGGCGGCCATGATCCTGCTTTCCCGCTTGCGGCATCCCGCGGATGCCCTGCTGGGCATTCTTGAAAGGGAACGCAGGCGCTGCGTCCGTTAG